CCGGCACGTCCAGGGCCAGCGGCACGACGAGGGAGCGGCGGGTGGCCAGGGAGCGGTCGAAGGCGGCGAGGCCCTGCTCCACCGTCAGGGGCAGCGCACCGCCGCGGCGCAGCCTGGTCCGGGCGCCCTCGTCGAGCGCGCCGCTCATGCCCGTCTCGGTGTCCCACAGTCCCCAGGCGAGGGAGACCGCCGGCACGCCCGCGGCGCGCAGCCGTCCGGCGTAGGCGTCGAGGAAGCTGTTCGCCGCCGCGTAGTTGCCCTGGCCGGCGTTGCCGAACACCCCGGCCGCCGACGAGTAGAGGACGAACGCGGACAGGTCGCGGCCGGCGGTGGCGGCCCGCAGGTTCAGCACCCCGTCGACCTTCGAGCGCAGCACCGCGGCCAGCCGCGGCGGCGTCAGCGAGGTGAGCAGCCCGTCGTCCAGGACGCCGGCCGCGTAGACGACCGCCGACACATCGACGCCACGCAGGGCGGCGGTGACCTCGTCGGGGTCGGCGACGTCGCAGGCCACCACGTCGGCCTGGGCGCCGGCCGCGGTCAGCTCGGCGACGAGCCCGGCCGCGCCGGGCGCCGCCGGGCCACGCCGCGACAGCAGCAGCAGCTTCGTCACCGCGTGCGTGGCGACCAGATGCCGGGCGAGCGCCACCCCCAGCGTGCCGGTCGCGCCGGTCAGCACGACGGTGCCCGCGCCGAACCCCGCCGCCGGCGCACCGACCGCGGCGGACGGCGGGTCGGCGGCCAGGTCGGCCGGTGTGAGGCGGGTCAGGCGCGGCGCGCGCACCGCCCCGCCCCGCACGGCGGCCTGCGGCAGCCCGGCGGCCACCACGGCGTGCAGAACGGACCAGTCGGCCGGACCGTCCAGGTCGATCAGCTGGATGCGGCCCGGATTCTCCGACTGCGCGGACCGGGCCAGCCCCCACAGCGCCGCGCCCGCCAGGTCGGCGACCGGGTCGCCGTCGGACGTCGCCACGGCGCCGCGGGTGACGATCACCAGCCGGCCGTCCGTCCGGCCGGGGTCGGCGAGCCACTCCTGCAGTGTGCCGAGCAGTGCGGCGGAGCGTTCCCGCACCAGCACCGCGAGCGCGCCGCCGTGCTCCTCGCCGTCCGCCCCGGCCGCCTCGCCGGTCTCGCCGCGCTGCCCGGCGTCCTCACCCGTCCCGGTGCAGACGACGACGAGTACCTCGTCCGGTGCCGGCAGCGGCGCGCCCGGCGTGACGGTCACCCAGCCGGACGGCACCGTGCCGCCGCCGGGGCCGTCACCGCGGCCGCGGCCGTCGAGTCGGTCGGGGAGGGTGGGGACCGGCTGGTCGACCCAGTCGATCCCGTACAGCAGGCGGTCCGCGGCGAGCCCGGCGGAGGCGAAGCGATCCGCGGCGGCGGGCCGCAGGGTCAGGCCGTCGATCATCGCCACCGGGAAGCCGGAGCCGTCCGCGAGGAACAGGCGCACCGTGTCCGGGCTGTCGCCGCCCGCCAGCCGGACCCGCAGCCGCGCGCCGGCCGGGCCGAGCAGCCGCACGCCGGTGAACGCGAACGGCAGCCGGACGGTGTCGGCACCGGCCAGGCCGCCGACGCCGATCGCGTGCAGCGCCGCGTCCAGCAGGGCCGGGTGCAGGTGGTAGCCGGTGGTCTCGGCCGGGGTGCTCACCTCGGCGAAGACGTCGTCGCCGCGCCGCCACACCCGGCGCAGGCCCTGGAAGGTGGGGCCGTAGTCGAGTCCGGCGGCGGCGAGGGCCGGGTAGGCGTCCGCGACCGGCACCTCGGCCCAGTCCGGTGCGGGCCAGGCGACCAGCCCCGGCTCGGCCTCCGCGGCTCCGCCGGCCCCGCCGGCACCGCCGTGGACGTCCGTCCCGGCGTCGGCGGCCAGCGCGCCGGACGCGTGCGCGGTCCAGGCGGCGGTGTCGTCGTCCTCGGGCTGGGAGTGGATGGTGATCGGGCGGCGGCCGTCCGCGCCGGGTGGGGCGACGATCACCTGGAGACGCAGGCCGCCGTGGTCATGGTCGGGCAGGGTCAGCGGCGTGTGCAGGAACAGCTCGGCCACGCCGGGGGCGCCGATCTGGCGACCGGCGACCAGCGCCAACTCCAGCAGGGCGGTGCCGGGCAGGACGGCCGCGCCGAACACGGTGTGCTCGGCGAGCCACGGTGGCGTCCGTGCCGCCAGCCGTCCGGTGAGCAGCATGCCGTCGTCGTTCGCGAGCAGCACGGCCGCGCCGAGCAGCGGATGCTCGGCGGAGCGCAGGCCGGCGGCGGTCAGGTCACCCGGGCCGGCCGCCGACTCCAGCCAGAACCGCTGGTGCTGGAAGGCGTAGGTGGGCAGATCGATCGTGCGGGCGCCGGTGTCGGCGAACACGGCCGGCCAGTGGATCTCGGTGCCGTCGACGAACAGGGCGGCCAGCGCGGCGAGCAGGGTCGTGCTCTCGGCGCGGCCGCGGCGCAGGGTGGGCACGGCGACGGCCTGCGGCCGGGTGTCGCCGACCAGCGGGGTGAGGACGGCGTCGGGGCCGATCTCCATGATCCGGGTGACGCCCTGGGCGGCCATCGTCGCGACCGTGTCGGCGAAGCGGACCGGCCGGCGCACCTGGGCCACCCAGTAAGCCGGGTCCGACCACTCACCCGGGCCGACCTCGGCTCCGGTGACGGTCGAGACCGCGTCGGTGTGCGGCTCCTGAAACAGCAGGCCGCGCACGACCGCTTGGAACTCGGCCAGCATCGGCTCCATCAGCGCCGAGTGGAACGCGTGGCTCACCCGCAGCCGCCCGGTCTTCCACCCACGACCGGCCGCGACGACGGCGGCCTGGTCGATCAGGTCGAGCGGGCCGGAGAGGACCACCGACGCCGGGCCGTTCACCGCGGCGAGGTCGACCGCCAGCCCGGCCGCGGCGAGCGCGCCGAGTACCTCGGCCTCGGCCGCGCCTACCGC
The window above is part of the Parafrankia discariae genome. Proteins encoded here:
- a CDS encoding type I polyketide synthase, whose protein sequence is MDAPSPQVDWSAGAVELLTDARPWPAGEEPRRAAVSSFGISGTNAHVILEEAPAQPEAPAAGAFEVTPVVLTARTDAALADQAARLAAALDTAPDTDPASASALIDPALIDVAWTSATRATLPRRAVVLAGTIGELRTHLAVLAGEHGKSAGGAGLARGTAAEGRLGVVFTGQGAQRLGMGRELAALFPVFAAAFGEVCELLDKHLDRPLRSVIDAEPELLDRTGYAQPALFAVEVALLALVRSWGVDPEVVAGHSIGEVTAAYAAGVLDLTDAAALVAARGRLMQGLPAGGGMLAVGAAEAEVLGALAAAGLAVDLAAVNGPASVVLSGPLDLIDQAAVVAAGRGWKTGRLRVSHAFHSALMEPMLAEFQAVVRGLLFQEPHTDAVSTVTGAEVGPGEWSDPAYWVAQVRRPVRFADTVATMAAQGVTRIMEIGPDAVLTPLVGDTRPQAVAVPTLRRGRAESTTLLAALAALFVDGTEIHWPAVFADTGARTIDLPTYAFQHQRFWLESAAGPGDLTAAGLRSAEHPLLGAAVLLANDDGMLLTGRLAARTPPWLAEHTVFGAAVLPGTALLELALVAGRQIGAPGVAELFLHTPLTLPDHDHGGLRLQVIVAPPGADGRRPITIHSQPEDDDTAAWTAHASGALAADAGTDVHGGAGGAGGAAEAEPGLVAWPAPDWAEVPVADAYPALAAAGLDYGPTFQGLRRVWRRGDDVFAEVSTPAETTGYHLHPALLDAALHAIGVGGLAGADTVRLPFAFTGVRLLGPAGARLRVRLAGGDSPDTVRLFLADGSGFPVAMIDGLTLRPAAADRFASAGLAADRLLYGIDWVDQPVPTLPDRLDGRGRGDGPGGGTVPSGWVTVTPGAPLPAPDEVLVVVCTGTGEDAGQRGETGEAAGADGEEHGGALAVLVRERSAALLGTLQEWLADPGRTDGRLVIVTRGAVATSDGDPVADLAGAALWGLARSAQSENPGRIQLIDLDGPADWSVLHAVVAAGLPQAAVRGGAVRAPRLTRLTPADLAADPPSAAVGAPAAGFGAGTVVLTGATGTLGVALARHLVATHAVTKLLLLSRRGPAAPGAAGLVAELTAAGAQADVVACDVADPDEVTAALRGVDVSAVVYAAGVLDDGLLTSLTPPRLAAVLRSKVDGVLNLRAATAGRDLSAFVLYSSAAGVFGNAGQGNYAAANSFLDAYAGRLRAAGVPAVSLAWGLWDTETGMSGALDEGARTRLRRGGALPLTVEQGLAAFDRSLATRRSLVVPLALDVPALRELAQADALPELLRGLVRVPSRPAARADSALGGQLAALPAADRLRAVSALVGAQVAGVLGYASADELEPGRAFSELGFDSLMAVELRNRLAAATGRRLPSTLVFDYPNAAVLADFVAGELAGTAALVVAPVTAAGSDEPVAIVGMACRYPGGVSSPEELWELVASGG